The following coding sequences lie in one Microvirga sp. 17 mud 1-3 genomic window:
- a CDS encoding type III polyketide synthase, translated as MTDAYINGIGTAVPRHDVHETFIASVDRRLPDRRSQILFRRMVQRAGIDHRYSTLEPNPNLDESVDREGLYRSGSFAGTAARMARFETQAVELVLEAVEALGLGDRKDGITHLVVASCTGFTAPGLDQQLIDRLGLPPSIERTAIGFMGCAAAVNALRIARHIVRSDPTAKVLTINLELCTLHLQDSSDMEILLSALLFGDGCAASLVSATPEGIELKDFRSVTIPDSQDLITWRIGDTGFEMALSGEVPARIAKALRQEALRNDRDGILHGQSKDEVDLWAVHAGGRTILDAVEQGLSLGPDALRWSRDVLRDFGNMSSATLMFVLQRMMQARVSNALGLGMAFGPGLVAETFRFSLPG; from the coding sequence ATGACGGATGCTTACATCAACGGCATCGGCACCGCGGTTCCACGCCACGACGTGCACGAGACCTTTATCGCTTCCGTCGACCGGCGCCTGCCCGATCGGCGAAGCCAGATCCTGTTCCGGCGCATGGTCCAACGAGCCGGGATCGATCATCGCTATTCCACCCTGGAGCCCAACCCGAACCTGGACGAGAGCGTCGACCGGGAGGGCCTCTACCGGTCCGGCAGCTTCGCCGGAACGGCGGCGCGCATGGCCCGTTTCGAGACGCAAGCGGTCGAGCTCGTCCTGGAGGCGGTCGAGGCGCTTGGCCTCGGAGACCGCAAGGATGGGATCACGCACCTGGTGGTGGCGAGCTGCACGGGGTTCACGGCTCCAGGCCTCGACCAGCAGCTCATCGACCGCCTCGGCCTGCCCCCCTCGATCGAGCGGACGGCGATCGGTTTCATGGGCTGCGCGGCCGCCGTCAACGCTCTCAGGATCGCCCGCCATATCGTGCGCTCGGACCCCACCGCCAAGGTGCTGACAATCAATCTCGAGCTCTGCACCCTGCATCTTCAGGATTCTTCCGACATGGAAATTCTCCTGAGCGCCCTTCTCTTCGGCGACGGCTGCGCCGCAAGCCTGGTCTCGGCGACGCCCGAGGGCATCGAGCTGAAGGATTTCCGCTCCGTGACGATCCCGGACTCGCAGGATCTCATTACCTGGCGCATCGGCGATACGGGCTTCGAGATGGCGCTGTCCGGTGAGGTTCCGGCCCGGATCGCAAAGGCGCTGCGCCAGGAGGCCCTGCGCAATGACCGTGACGGCATTTTGCATGGCCAGAGCAAGGACGAGGTCGACCTGTGGGCCGTCCATGCCGGAGGGCGGACGATCCTCGACGCGGTCGAGCAGGGCCTGAGCCTCGGCCCGGACGCCCTGCGCTGGTCGCGGGATGTGCTGCGGGATTTCGGGAACATGTCCTCCGCGACCCTGATGTTCGTGCTCCAGAGGATGATGCAGGCCCGCGTCTCCAACGCGCTCGGCCTCGGGATGGCCTTCGGACCCGGACTGGTGGCGGAAACCTTCCGCTTCAGCCTTCCTGGCTAG